One window from the genome of Streptococcus salivarius encodes:
- a CDS encoding aspartate carbamoyltransferase catalytic subunit yields the protein MAIADGKVSLKHLVTMETLTNEEVLGLIRRGGDFKNGRADFQLDRQYFAANLFFENSTRTHKSFEVAEKKLGLDVIEFDAGTSSVNKGETLYDTILTMSALGVDICVVRHSEVDYYKQLIDSRTIQTSIVNGGDGSGQHPSQCLLDLMTIYEEFGTFENLKICIAGDITHSRVAKSNMQILKRLGAQLYFAGPAEWYSNEFDVYGQHVAIDDVIEDLDVLMLLRVQHERHGDDKGFSKEDYHAFYGLTEERYAKLADQAIIMHPAPVNRDVEIADSLVEAPKARIVAQMQNGVFVRMAIIEAILNGKA from the coding sequence ATGGCGATTGCAGATGGAAAAGTGTCACTGAAGCATTTGGTGACCATGGAAACCCTCACGAATGAAGAGGTCTTGGGCCTAATTCGTCGAGGTGGAGATTTTAAAAATGGCAGAGCTGATTTCCAGCTGGATCGACAGTATTTCGCTGCCAATCTCTTTTTTGAAAATTCAACACGAACACACAAGTCCTTCGAAGTGGCTGAGAAAAAACTTGGCTTGGATGTGATTGAGTTCGATGCTGGAACTAGCTCGGTGAATAAGGGTGAGACCCTCTATGATACGATTTTGACCATGTCTGCCTTGGGCGTTGACATCTGTGTGGTTCGCCACTCGGAAGTTGATTACTACAAGCAGTTGATTGATAGTAGGACTATTCAGACCTCTATTGTTAATGGTGGTGATGGTTCAGGGCAACACCCAAGTCAGTGTTTGCTTGACTTGATGACCATTTACGAAGAGTTCGGAACCTTTGAAAATCTAAAGATTTGTATTGCAGGTGATATTACGCATTCGCGTGTCGCTAAGTCCAATATGCAGATTCTCAAGCGTTTGGGTGCTCAGCTTTATTTTGCTGGTCCTGCAGAGTGGTACTCGAATGAGTTCGATGTCTATGGTCAGCATGTGGCTATTGACGACGTCATTGAGGACTTGGATGTGCTCATGTTGCTTCGTGTTCAGCACGAACGTCATGGGGACGATAAAGGATTTTCAAAAGAAGACTACCATGCTTTCTATGGTTTGACTGAAGAACGTTATGCCAAGTTAGCTGATCAGGCGATTATCATGCATCCTGCTCCGGTTAATCGTGATGTGGAGATTGCTGATAGCCTGGTTGAGGCGCCTAAGGCTCGTATCGTTGCTCAGATGCAAAACGGGGTCTTTGTCCGTATGGCAATTATTGAAGCTATTTTAAATGGCAAAGCGTAA
- a CDS encoding carbamoyl phosphate synthase small subunit, translating to MAKRLLILEDGTIFEGQAFGADVDVTGEIVFNTGMTGYQESITDQSYNGQILTFTYPLVGNYGVNRDDYESIKPTTKGVVVSEASRRASNWRNQMTLDEFLKAKNIPGISGIDTRALTKIIRQHGTMKATLANPGDSIEHLQDQLRATVLPTNNIEQVSTKTAYPAPGVGKNIVLVDFGLKHSILREFSKRDCNVTVVPHDITAEEILHLNPDGVMLSNGPGNPEDVPYALDMIRGIQGKIPIFGICMGHQLFSLANGAKAYKMKFGHRGFNHAVREIATGRVDFTSQNHGYAIDRETLPDCLMVTHEEINDKSVEGVRHRDFPAFSVQFHPDAAPGPHDASYLFDEFLELIDAFQAEKARR from the coding sequence ATGGCAAAACGTTTACTTATTTTGGAAGACGGCACTATTTTTGAGGGTCAGGCCTTCGGTGCTGATGTGGATGTGACGGGTGAAATCGTCTTTAATACTGGTATGACAGGTTATCAAGAATCTATCACAGACCAGTCTTACAATGGTCAAATTTTGACTTTTACTTATCCACTTGTTGGTAACTACGGTGTTAACCGTGACGACTATGAGTCAATTAAGCCAACGACCAAGGGTGTTGTTGTGTCAGAGGCTAGCCGTCGTGCCAGCAACTGGCGTAACCAAATGACCTTGGATGAGTTTTTGAAAGCAAAAAACATCCCTGGTATCTCTGGTATTGATACACGTGCCTTGACTAAGATTATCCGTCAACACGGTACCATGAAAGCGACTTTGGCTAATCCTGGTGACAGTATCGAGCACTTGCAAGATCAATTGCGTGCGACTGTTTTGCCAACCAACAATATTGAGCAGGTATCAACTAAGACAGCCTACCCAGCACCAGGTGTTGGTAAAAATATTGTTTTGGTTGACTTCGGTCTCAAGCACTCTATCTTGCGTGAGTTTTCAAAACGTGACTGTAACGTGACTGTTGTGCCACATGATATCACTGCTGAAGAAATTCTCCATCTTAATCCAGATGGTGTGATGTTGTCAAATGGTCCAGGTAACCCTGAAGATGTACCGTATGCACTTGATATGATTCGTGGCATTCAAGGCAAAATTCCAATTTTTGGTATTTGTATGGGTCACCAGTTGTTCAGTTTGGCGAATGGTGCCAAGGCCTACAAGATGAAGTTTGGTCACCGTGGATTTAACCATGCGGTTCGTGAAATTGCGACTGGTCGTGTTGACTTCACCAGCCAAAACCATGGTTATGCCATTGACCGTGAGACGCTTCCAGATTGCCTCATGGTAACACACGAAGAAATTAACGATAAGTCAGTTGAAGGTGTTCGTCACCGTGACTTCCCTGCATTCTCAGTGCAATTCCACCCAGATGCAGCACCTGGTCCACACGATGCTAGCTATCTCTTCGATGAGTTCTTGGAATTGATTGATGCTTTCCAAGCTGAAAAAGCACGTCGTTAA